From the Billgrantia sulfidoxydans genome, one window contains:
- a CDS encoding ERF family protein, whose product MTTPSHSSRSKTNGRAPATRQAAITETVPVPASPLQESTAIIQVIERAALNPEVDIDKMERLLQMQERVLDRQALMAYSAAMAAMQTELPSIAERGQGNNGAYATLEDIVDTVRPIMKQHGFAVSFRIQTQERGIQVTGVLMHKDGHREETSMLLPADTSGSKNAVQAFGSSTSYGKRYVLCALLNITTRGQDDNGQGAAPPMKVVTPFQASQLLQLISACPVTTQEWFVGKYGDVAQVPRSDFDKLRASLQKRAVPQRQRH is encoded by the coding sequence GCTCCGGCTACCCGCCAGGCCGCGATCACTGAGACGGTACCGGTCCCGGCGTCGCCGCTTCAGGAGAGTACCGCGATCATTCAGGTGATCGAGCGGGCTGCTCTTAACCCTGAAGTCGACATCGACAAGATGGAGCGCCTGCTCCAGATGCAGGAGCGCGTGCTCGACCGCCAGGCGCTGATGGCCTACAGCGCCGCCATGGCGGCGATGCAGACGGAACTGCCGAGCATCGCCGAGCGTGGCCAGGGCAACAACGGTGCCTACGCTACTCTAGAGGATATCGTCGACACCGTGCGTCCGATCATGAAGCAGCACGGCTTCGCGGTGAGCTTCCGTATCCAGACCCAGGAGCGCGGTATTCAGGTGACCGGCGTGCTGATGCACAAGGATGGCCACCGCGAGGAGACCAGCATGCTGCTGCCAGCCGATACCAGTGGCAGCAAAAACGCCGTGCAGGCCTTCGGCTCATCGACCAGCTACGGCAAGCGTTACGTGCTGTGCGCTCTGCTCAACATCACCACCCGGGGGCAGGATGACAACGGCCAGGGTGCTGCACCACCGATGAAGGTGGTCACGCCCTTTCAGGCGAGTCAGCTCCTGCAGCTGATCAGTGCCTGTCCCGTCACTACCCAGGAGTGGTTCGTCGGCAAGTACGGCGACGTGGCGCAAGTGCCGCGCAGCGACTTCGACAAGCTGCGTGCGTCGTTGCAGAAACGCGCCGTGCCCCAGCGTCAACGCCACTGA